Proteins encoded in a region of the Populus nigra chromosome 3, ddPopNigr1.1, whole genome shotgun sequence genome:
- the LOC133688624 gene encoding tubulin-folding cofactor B — protein MASSRFQIQPDEAVLLRVTHSNIKSFSAEIRFSLQSSVEAVKDKLWRKCGTSVNSMQLELYDDANSKVSNLTDDSRPLGFYSPFDGYRLHIIDLDPSSVTAGGWLEDISSVEKYSISEEAYDKRDGTFRKFKEKMAAQNPSAFAPKITDDYMEDLCANIKVGDRCEIDPGEKRGVVKYVGRAESLAPGFWVGVQFDEPFGKHDGMVKGVRYFDSPPLHGAMIRPDKVKVGDYPERDPFEEEEI, from the exons ATGGCATCATCACGCTTCCAGATTCAACCTGACGAGGCAGTCCTCTTACGAGTCACTCACTCCAATATCAAGTCTTTCTCTGCTGAAATTCGCTTCTCACTTCAG TCTTCAGTGGAAGCTGTTAAAGATAAGCTATGGAGAAAATGTGGGACTTCAGTGAATTCAATGCAACTTGAGCTTTATGATGATGCAAACTCAAAAGTCTCTAATTTAACTGATGATTCTAGACCTCTTGGTTTCTACTCTCCTTTTGATGG GTATCGGTTGCATATAATAGATCTGGATCCTTCATCAGTAACAGCTGGTGGGTGGCTGGAAGATATTTCATCAGTGGAGAAATATTCAATTTCTGAAGAAGCTTATGATAAACGTGATG GCacttttagaaaatttaaagaaaaaatggcaGCCCAAAATCCTTCAGCTTTTGCGCCTAAG ATAACAGATGACTACATGGAAGACCTATGTGCAAATATCAAG GTGGGTGATAGATGTGAAATTGATCCAGGGGAGAAAAGAGGGGTTGTCAAATATGTTGGTCGAGCGGAATCTCTCGCACCAGGTTTTTGGGTAGGAGTTCAGTTTGACGAACCATTCGGAAAACATGATGGCAT GGTAAAAGGAGTGCGCTACTTTGACTCTCCTCCACTTCATGGCGCTATGATTAGGCCAGACAAAGTAAAG GTTGGTGACTATCCAGAAAGAGATCCTTTCGAAGAGGAAGAAATATAA